The segment catgaatgattatatacaaatttgcacacatttcttgCCTTTTCTACACATGTCTTGACCCATGGAAGTTTTCCAATATCCtctaacatgaggtcaatgcaatgggcggcacatggagtccaaactatagatgggcgcctctccatcaatagtctgcctgcaacaacataatttgttgcattgtaattaatgaggttacaaaatagaaattaatttgcaaacaaaattagtttgtaattaaaagtttacctgcagcaacataatttggtgCATTGtcagtcaccacctgtaccacgttctcttCACCCACCTCattaatcacctcctctatctgctcacataggtaggtggcattcttgcaatgggcggaggcatcaatagacttgatgaaaacggtgccccctgaaataaaaaaataaagcaagatcaatgatcattcaataaatcattaaatgaaaaataaaaaattaatgcctaaatgaaactaaaattaatcaatcacctgcggaagaaacaagaaaattaaggagagttctatttctcctgtctgtccaaccatcagtcatgatggtgcaacctttagtgctccatatttgGCGTTGATCACCCAATTCTttcttcacatcattcaccaattcagtcaaaatgggtcccctcaaatcaaactcagaaggggctttgaaccccgccccacaaatggtaagggcatcaaccatttcttgccaataaggtgACCTGTCACAAATAATTTTAAATAGATAAGTATGTACTATGTATAATGAACTATATACAACAAAAATTAATACGAAcaatcaaattataaaaattaaaacaatcaaacataaaacatttaCCTGGCTGTGAAGAATGGAATACTGCCATAGATCCAAAatctgccaactgccattttagcagcatcatggacctccttgttccaacccatgctctcaagtgactgttgggacccaggagtagtgcgaggtgcaaaaaaggtatccaacctagatttacgaatcctaggtccaatgctaacactcccactaccacTGCCAGTGCTAGGAACATGAGAAGGGGCAGAGGCACTGGCACTGGCACTTATAGAAGCAGAACCGGAAGCATGAGTAGTAGCAAAATGAGTGGGACGATATGAAGGTAAGGAAGAaggccctccaacacaacctaattgTGTCCCTGTTCCTAAAGGTGCATGTCTCCCAATGACTatgagatcctctttttctttccttttcctttcaatttcttcaaccatTACATAGCAATCACGTACGGCCTCAGTGACTGCTTTTGTGCATGGGTCGGCATCATGCtcacgcacaccagcaatatggtatttcaatctatatatgcctccatggaatattgttttgcaaaatataCACTTTGTTTGCCCTTTTCTTTGCCCTGGAAAAtgctcatgatatttccaagcagggtcctttctaatgggagGTCTCGAAGAGGACATTGTATGATTgttttgtgaaacttgaggcaaataagaatgtgaaggttgctgcaataaaacattacaaatgcaaaaataaattaagACATTCATTCTGTGTTGTGCATTCATAATTTCATTCTCattgaacatttttttcaaaaaagctaAAGTagggtttgcaatttttttttttttaaattgtagggtttgtcaaaccctactttaaaaaaaataaaattacaaacccTGGGCCTACATAGTAACATAgaaaagattttggaataaaatgtaaaactttcaaaaaaaaaagaatagaaaaatgaatttttgcatataagaaacaaaaaaatctcaaaaaaacaatgttacctcttagaactcttgaagaaaattgaagaaattgatgaaatcTTCCTTGCTCGTTTTTCTTCAATGCACCCTTGTTATTCTTTTTATCTCACTTTactcctcctatttttgcaaatgaatgaaatgaaagtcacttttaggtataaaacaaaaataacacaaaaaaaacaagtcaaaaaaaccatttaaaattgttttttttttaacttttcattgaCTTCGCCGCCGGCCGAGTCCCAGGcacgggactcgccgagtttggcgagtttgggccaaactcgccaaactcggcgagtctggcgagtctgGCTCCTGGACTCGGCAGAGTCTGAGCCCGAGTCCCCAGGACTCGGCGAGGGTGACTcgcactcggactcgccgagtccaGGCGAGTCCAGGCGATATTCGTTTCTCTGCCCAAAACCCACGCCTAAGCTAGAAAAATTTAATTTGCATTATAAAATCTAAGACTCTGAATAAGGGGCTGCAAACTTACAACATATATCACCAATAGCATAGAAATGGTTCGAGCTAGTACCCAGAATGATAAGTCGCTCAGGCAGGGAGGTATGATCGAAACTTTGCTTTAGCCACAGGGGAACGACTAATCTGGAAAATTACAGTAGCAAACCAATTCTCCAAAACCACACATGCAATCCACCAGAACACCACGCAATCCACACAAACGAACCTcaactaggagtgatgtctcactcGAAACTACAATGGATAATCcaggaggttttcaccctcgaagaagtctggaATCATTCCGATAGAATAAAATTATAATTTCTTTTGAAGATGAAATGAGAGGCCAAGCACTTGTATAAATAAGTTTCCAAGactgaaattcaaattcaaatgcctcCAAATTCCCCCTCAAATATGCATTTTATTTCAAGTGGTGGAACCAAGTATGGCGCCCCCTTACTTAATCAAAAATCGCGCCTAGGAATGAGGACCAGGACTTTGGCATAAAATAAACTTTGTCGAATATAAAATAAAGTCTCCTTTCATTTTTGGCATCCCCTTTCAATTCACCAAATAATTCGCCTAGGCAGACTTAGGAAGAAAATCACATTATGCACAATTCCCAATATCATtaattagtaataaaataattaaatattaaaccttaggataaggaaataatatttaattaaataactcatAACTCCCTTACTGATTATAAcaaaaatcaaggatgaagctgagcaatgaaaACCACTAAACTGTGCTGGATCGGGACAATATccaagactgccaaaaatagaaatgcccaAACCGTCACTTACTAAAagtagtaagtcatgaaatactgctCCGACAATCAGGATCTTTGCACCCGAAGAAAGAGCTTGGAAGGCTCGATAAAACTGCACCATCCCGGCAACCAAACcctaaattactaaaaatagtaagttcacatttcACCAAAGAGTCAACTGCATGTTATGCCACAGTGGAGTTCATAAAAAACCTAAAAGGAAACCGCTAGCAAAACTAAAGAATTTCATCCTGACTAACCTTGACAAGCTCGAGCAGAACTCCACAAaggatggaaaccctaattctcctttccacatagcctatgggtcttcagaataggccaatggaccactgaatgcatcaACACtatgaaggggacattacatacaccctttgtttttttcaattttaaacaaCACACagcacccgttaaggttaggaaagaTAATCACAATATTGTTGAAagataacccttccactttctgatcactaagagcccaatgtgggaaggtgagagcatacgatgAATAGGGGATCATTAGCTCTAAAAATCAATTGAAAATACAATGCTACgaggcaagccaaccccttctgcttGTCCAGCGAGCAAGAACAACTTAAAGTagaatcactcaaccacttttcaGCGGGAGGACAGTCGTTACAATTCTGAAAATAAGATCACTCTACCacttttcagcgggaggacaattatTACAATCATGAAAatagatcactcaaccacttattcaacgGGAGAACTATGAAAACTTCTGAAAGTAACAAATAGGCGGCaaggccatcctcttccactttttcagtgggaatacaaaatgtaaaaatgcaactaaataaaGGTTGATCAGTACTACTAAATTCAGCATTACAATGAGAGCATTAGCTTGCAGAtaacaatagaaaaatgatatCCAGACACACCAAATGTTAGGAATCAATCCTCTAACAAATAAGAACTAACCAGCACAGGAAAAGTACTTAAACAAGTAAATAACCCAAGtctaatatgaaaaacaacaatcTGAAAATACAGACCAACAATACTAGAATTCACCTAAATGCTCATAACTTTGTCCACGCAGCTCCGAATGACATGAAGTCAAATGCAAAGGGGCCCAGGAAACAAGGCGTCCACTCCCAAACCAACAGACCACTGCAACTCGGATCAAATCATCATTGCATGCTTTCCAATACACTCTCTAGCATGGTACGGCCTAGGAAGTAGGGCGATTTTCTCTAGAAAATCCAAATCAACTCCAAAATCCATGCAACTTAGCAAAATGAATCGAATAACATAGAGGAAGACATAGGAAAAATACCCAGAAGCGGTGACTGGACTCCCAGAGACTTATGAACGAATTTCACTTTCAGCTCTATGCAACCAGCAAACTCCAAAACTGAAAAACACACTCCAATATTCAGAAAACCACAAATATCTTCATCTTCGTTGAGCTCAATCTGCTCCTCTAGATGAGAAACAGTCACAAGGTTCAGCTAGGCActatctctcaagcacgaaactgaAGGCACTAGGAGGTATACATCCCTCGAAGCAAGAGTCTGGAATAATTTCGACAACACTTTATTATGTTAGCAATGGATACCAAAAACAAGAACCCAGCACTCTTATTTATCTTTTTgaagctccaaattcaaattcaactccctccaaatTGTCATGAAATGAGATGAAATTACATCCAATTTGGACGCCCaagtaataatataatatttgCCTTTATTTCAAATCATGTATTTCTCCAAAAGGGACACCAAAATCAACTATTGCTTGGGCACTTTAAAGGTTATAATCTTTaaatgaaaaaatctccaaaatgGATGCCCACCTTATGTCTTGAAAATGATACtttaataaaaatatcaataaagtgTGTTAGGCATCCAAAGAAATAAcgtgaattatatcataaaattaaCTCATTACCTCCTAAGGCGTCCATCTAGCCTTaataataattcacttataaaatattttcctcaaGCATAAATCGCCCAAAATGAGCTCAAACTTGCCAAAATAGCTCCAAAAGTGCTGGAAGAAAAACTGACCTACTGAAAATAGACATCTAAACTGACCTGCTGAACCCCTACTAAAAATAGAActcactaaaaatagcatactgctaaaaatcgTAAGTGTTTCCAacgtgattttaaccacattctgagcaaccatcgcaacttactaaatatagtaattcTGGAAACAtcttcagattcatttgcatgtcacaccatcgcaaAGCTctctgaaaacaaaaaaaaaaccagaGAAATAAGCTATCCTcacctccacttactaaaaatagtaagtttaccaaaTTCCACTGCTTGTTATGCACGTACCATCATTGCAAAGCTTTCTAAAAACCTAGAAGGAATCctgaaccaaaattgtcaaactcaaacatgcaagccaccaaaaatgcCGAAACATCCTCCTacaaaataggaaaccctaattctgcctCTGACTGACCAATGGGTCTCGGAATTCGCCAACAGTCCTATTGAAATGTCTAAAATCACTGAACTTGCGACTTCattcggccaacgcagaatagaataaactcgctgagtatcctatcctctcttgagataaggaaacccttaatgctattttctacgtttgatcaaaggggacaacctcaaggtttcgtttgtcaggtcttgactacgggattgctcagtggtttgatgtctttatgctggaaacacaaggagGACTTACGATGAGATAGGCGATTGATAGATGAGTTCCCTGGAATCTTTATGATCTTTCTTATCAAATGGTTTGAGTTGGGTTGATATTGTCTTCAAAAGGACTGTGGATTCTCTtgataaaaaagggaaaaaagggaaggatagggagagagagagagatacataaaaatataaattttaactaagaAAGCAGATTCAgtaaacagacagacacctccaaataactagactaagcatcaccagctatttaagcacaatactgttgacgtgtctgaaatcgcattgctgcagaCTCCATAtggccaatgcagaatagaataaccagctgagtatcctatcctctcttgagataaggaagtccctaatgctgtttttggtttgatcaaaggggacgacctcaaggtttcaattgtcaggtcttgattgcgggaatactcagtggtttgatgttttttttgctggaaacacaaggggacttatgatTTGCAACAAActggtctgctgtgattctcgaattacgcaataaagagcaaaaggaaagggttaggagatctaaaactaacaacacaggTATGTGGGTAgatggattcaacataaccaattcctacttggccagaatagctcacaaccttgcaggaacggtgcaatcttcaaagggactcggaagattttcagactggagacgcacggctaagcacccaattctgcagcagctcagacggacacctacaattgaactaagcacaattaaaggcttaggttaaccatacaaaaggatacacaataaatatatcctcaatggtatgagcctaaatctatcaaatacctgcacacccaaaatagaaagatctatctaaaatgctgagagaaaccatgcaaacaagatgaaaacaaaacaataaacaccaaatctgtaacgtccccttctcattgatgctctttcaatggtccattagcctattcctgagacccgtaggctaggtggaataaGGAATCAgggtcaagcattgatgaaacgaggacttactatttttagtaagtcagggaatgaccatTCTGGTGCCACTGTCCTACTGAGCCCTCCTTGCTTTGCCTCTGGATGAgatgatcatatttttctgagcattaattcttgacttactacttttagtaagtggctgtgtggcacaattctatttttggcagtagatagGGTTCTGATTCTGCAACAGTTATGTGATCGTCcgggctcagtttcatcctggttGTGATAATAATCAATACGGGAGACATttgcgacataattaaatattatttccttatcctaaggttaatatttaattaatctatttattggctactggtttattaaatttgggattaatgcctatttaatCCTAAGTTTGGCGAAATTCAGGTGTACTAGGGGATGAGAAATATTTTAGAAGGATATTATTTCACTTTTGCATCGCCATTATGTGCCTAAGTGTTTAACGTGGGTCCTCCCCCTTCTTGGGCGTGAGTTTTGACTTGGGAGAATGGGCGCTACACTTGCGTCCACATGTAAGTGGAATGAAAATCAAATGCAAGGCGTggaatttggagggatgtcatttgaatttgaagaatgaagttataaatatgaggatTGGGCTCCCATTTCcattatctttgaaaattgcatcgctatgttgccggtttggctactgaaaatctaagcttcgaagttggcttcctagctgagtctcaatttcgtacttgcaatatagtacctagtTGTGCCCTTGTGTTCCCATTGCAGATTGGTTAATGAGTTGCAGAATTATGGAGTGATTGATGATGGATTTGACTATTTTTGGTTGTTGGTTGCGGGACTGCTGAAAGTGAAATTTGCTCATACCTCTCAACCACGCGACTCCATCCATCTGGGTACCAGCTCATTCTTCCTTCTATGCCATGGCGATACTTTGTGTGAGTTTCTAGCTATTTTGTTTGTGCATTGATTTTATTACacaaaatcgaaattcctagtctaggcATGGGTTTTTTGTATTGTATTGGGATGCATGCAAAATAAAAATGGGCTTGTTTGGGTTGTGGCTTTGATTAGTTGTCATTGCATTGGATGTACGGTGGGATTGGATTGGTTTGAATCAATTCGGGTaaaaattgagtgagttatgagtgttttgataTTTCCATGGGCTGCTGGAACTGTACTTTAAGCCTAAAGatcagtgtaacagaaaattacagtattGTTGTTGAAATCTGCAtttaatcttctcatctcatctctatattgtaaggttgtttcagtagtactgatcatcccATTCTATTTGCTTTCatttgtaatccccactgcataaatggaagaggctggcttgtcgccttctaagttttgtaattcagtttttgtaatcagtcctcccgctgaataagtggtcgagtgataagttcaatactatggtcctcccgctgaaatatgtggtagactgattgtttaatgtaatgtcctcccgctgaaatacacgGTAGAGTGATTGAGCTTTAATTTCTTGTAATTTTCCTTGGTCGGTTCACCGCCAAGAGCTTAGTTTCTATCctactggataagcagaaggggctggcttgccgcccatgcattgtaattttcagtttgattatggatgctaacgatccccggaacaccgtatgctctcaccctcccagtctgggctctcggtgaacaaaaggtggaagggttccctttcagttgttttgtttattcctctaaccttaacgggttattgttgtggatgaattgctattggcctgaaaaatcaaaaaaaaattagtgggatattacaaaatcaatgtctatatattgatttcagctgcctattacaacaatttctgcagcatctctatgctactattaagatctaacctattctaactcttaaATCTAACTATCCAAcaatctctaactatctaaccatctcactatctaaccctttacaaaagaaaggcctctgccttttatagatattacaattttgaattgaAGGCTAGGATGGATTGCATCCAAGGGtactgatctgccttccagaagttGGCTGCTTTAACCCAtgccgaattaattctcagttatccaaccagcaactatctaaactacctaccactatttgcctttaattcaggtctatccaatcttcttggtggttggaaatagttatccacaaaaatatcttgtgcgggacccataggcagtttacaataaagcagtttcagattttttagaaattgaattcctggaattaaatcAAACTATGTGCTTTCTTGAGAATGCATAGACTTGgagcattcaaagtgttctttggtctttggtcccggtggtggacttcatctttgttcagcggcacgattcccaatgtttggttgctctcgcactcttgcatcttttcttttccagtcttcagcgcctggccttgattgcgatccttctttGATTTGCGTTTGAGGCCTTCTCCTAGTTCTTCGATGACATCGCGCGACCTGCGAATGATCaatttcaataaatcaatttgaaaaattaaataatttaatttaacaaacattaaatttaattacgacgtctggcttgagaagctctttgtaagatgtatcttgaaaatgcttctcctttctcttcgaatgtgaaatctgatccttggtcttgatagtgtttgggcgatttacttctgcgtgattttaccttAGGAGTCTTGGGCGTTTTGAACGGGTTTATGGCGTTTTGAAAACTTCTTATAGCGCGATTCTAGAGGTTTGAAGAGCTCctgcaaattttaaaatcctaacactCATGCTTTTCTGGTGAATTTCGGAGAATGGAGGGGGGTTTTGCGAACTGGAGATATTTCGGAGCATTTAACAccttttgcaattttcaaaaactTCGGACCCTAGGCCCATTGTCGCAAGTTTTTGCATCTTCAAACTTCGGAGCTTCAAGGTATTTTGCGATTTTGACAATTTCCAGAGCTTAACGCCTTGCCAAAAAACTTCAAACCTTTCATATGATTCTGCAAATTTTGGAGCATTAAGcatttttgcaagttagaaaagtTTTCGGACCTAAATGCCTTTCGTAAAAAACTTCAAACCTTTAAACGTGTTTGCAAATTCTTTTAAAAACTTCGGACCTTAACCACCTTTTCGAAAATTCAAGGTAAATTTCGGACCTTTAGCACCTTTTCGCAAATTTCGGAGTGTTTAGATGTTTTCAGCGAACTGGAGGCATTTTCGGACCTAAACCACATTTTTGCAAAATTAAACAACTTtgaatttcggccccagggtccgaaattggggaaCTTAAGTGAATTTCGGGGCTCCAAGGGCTTTTTGCAACTTTTCAACATTTTTAAATTTTGGCCCCAGTGTCCGAAAATGAGCATTTTAAGTAAAATTCGGATCTAAAGGGTCTTTTGGCAACTTTCCAAGCATTTTCGGACCTAAAGCACCTTTTTGCAAATGTATACAACTTTGAATTTcggccctagggtccgaaattggatgctttaagtgaaattcggacctctggGGGCTTTTGGCAACTTTTCAACATTTTCCAGTTTTGGCTtctgggtccgaaattgggcatttttaAGTGAAATTCAGACCTAAACCCACTTTTTGCAACATTTCACATTTTCAACTTTTTGCCCCaaggtccgaaattgggcatttaagtgaaattcggacctaaatCCACTTTTTGCAATATTTCACATTTTCAACTTTTCGCCCCAAagtccgaaattgggcattttaagtgaaattcggacctaaacCCACTTTTTGCAATATTTCACATTTTCAACTTTTTGCCCCaaggtccgaaattgggcattttagcGATTTTAAACGTTttcctcaagaagtgcgagcttgggtACTTGGGCAAGTTTGTCAAGATCTAGTCGAAGGAtcatttaatggaatataacatttaagtataagcacttatactttaagttatattccatatatactttcaggatgtttgagagtggtttcggacctccaggagttatattgcaaattctagtttttggaggattcctcaattttccagacttagtcaaattttaggatcaggacattccagacttagccaaatttcagggcatttggagatcaagatgacattccagactccatcactcaccaacttgatctAACTCAgaccttc is part of the Cryptomeria japonica chromosome 10, Sugi_1.0, whole genome shotgun sequence genome and harbors:
- the LOC131859551 gene encoding uncharacterized protein LOC131859551; translation: MVEEIERKRKEKEDLIVIGRHAPLGTGTQLGCVGGPSSLPSYRPTHFATTHASGSASISASASASAPSHVPSTGSGSGSVSIGPRIRKSRLDTFFAPRTTPGSQQSLESMGWNKEVHDAAKMAVGRFWIYGSIPFFTARSPYWQEMVDALTICGAGFKAPSEFDLRGPILTELVNDVKKELGDQRQIWSTKGCTIMTDGWTDRRNRTLLNFLVSSAGGTVFIKSIDASAHCKNATYLCEQIEEVINEVGEENVVQVVTDNAPNYVAADY